A stretch of the Anaeromyxobacter sp. genome encodes the following:
- a CDS encoding glycine cleavage system protein H has protein sequence MTTHEFLGIYDAKVMEYLLAVCYLLLFVPMWRYVQAGRPLEARAGAAVGAGLGLGLAPALAAPAAVAAGWFHAPAGVELHPGHAWARLEGDGLVTVGLDDFAQKLVDPERLVLPRAGDEVLQGRPAFAVGDQVLTVPMLSPVDGTVVAVNTAARDRPEALRDPYGAGWLFKVRAPHLEENRRQLFSGERAGQWLERTAEALSLRMSPALGHVLQDGGTPVPGIARALAGERWADLARHFLLTERSEP, from the coding sequence ATGACGACCCACGAGTTCCTCGGCATCTACGACGCCAAGGTCATGGAGTACCTGCTGGCGGTCTGCTACCTGCTGCTCTTCGTCCCCATGTGGCGCTATGTGCAGGCCGGCCGCCCGCTGGAGGCGCGGGCCGGCGCCGCGGTGGGCGCGGGCCTGGGGCTCGGGCTGGCCCCGGCCCTGGCGGCCCCGGCCGCGGTGGCGGCCGGCTGGTTCCACGCCCCGGCCGGCGTGGAGCTGCACCCGGGCCACGCCTGGGCCCGCCTGGAGGGCGACGGCCTGGTGACGGTGGGGCTGGACGACTTCGCCCAGAAGCTGGTGGACCCGGAGCGGCTGGTGCTGCCGCGCGCCGGCGACGAGGTGCTGCAGGGCCGGCCGGCCTTCGCGGTGGGCGATCAGGTGCTGACCGTCCCCATGCTCTCGCCGGTGGACGGCACGGTGGTGGCGGTCAACACCGCGGCGCGGGACCGGCCGGAGGCGCTGCGCGACCCCTACGGCGCGGGCTGGCTCTTCAAGGTGCGGGCGCCCCACCTGGAGGAGAACCGCCGCCAGCTCTTCTCGGGCGAGCGCGCCGGCCAGTGGCTGGAGCGGACCGCCGAGGCCCTCAGCCTGCGCATGAGCCCGGCGCTGGGGCACGTCCTGCAGGACGGCGGCACGCCCGTCCCGGGCATCGCCAGGGCGCTGGCCGGTGAGCGCTGGGCCGACCTGGCGCGCCACTTCCTCCTCACCGAGCGGAGCGAGCCGTGA